In Brassica napus cultivar Da-Ae chromosome C2, Da-Ae, whole genome shotgun sequence, the sequence AAGACTGAAAAATTAACATTAAACGTTTTAGATTTGTTCACAACAAAAGTTTTAAGTAAGCATGTATACCTGAGGATCTCCAATATCAGCGAGAATAAGATCAAACCAAGGCAACCTCGGGCGATTCTTAGCAGGCAAATACATCCCTGACTTGGACATTAGAGAGATTAATCCCAATGTCTTCAACAAAGCCGTCTTTCCTCCAGTGTTTGGACCCGAGATGACGACTACTTTGGATCTGCTTTCAACCTTAATGTCTATTGGCACAGGGAAGAGGCTTCCACCGTTTGAGCTGCTGCCTAATACGGATCCAAGAAGCAACGGGTGCTGCACAGAATCAATATCTACAGCTAGAGATGTAATGTCTCCATCATCCATGTCCACTGTTTTAGTTAGTTTCGGATAGACACCATTCATCCACTTTGCATGTGATGCTCTTGCAAAAGCAACGTCAAGCTGTAGTATCCTATCCAACAAATGCAGTATCCCCCTCTGTGCCGCTGACACCTCAGAAGTCAAAATGCTCAAGATAGCCATTTCCTCAGCTCTCTCGGAGTAAGCGTGTCTCACTTCCATGTTATTAAGCTCTACCGCCTCTTTTGGTTCCATATAGCATGTGGCCCCTGAGCTGCTAACGCTTAGCACGACACCACCTGGAAGCAAACGTTTGCGTGTAGCTCTGATAGCTACGCACATCCTCGATCTCCGCTTGGTTACCGTGGGCCTGTCGATTCCCCCGGCTCGATAAATCTTAGTAGATACTTTCTTCAAAAGAGAATCCAAATTCTCCATGTTTCTCTTCCGTTCGGATCTTATTATCTCGAGATCTTCGCTAGCTCTGTCGAGAATCACAGACGTGTTGGAGTCGATACAAAAACCAATCTTGTGCTCCAATGTGGTCTTGAAATCACAGCCCTCAAGTATCTTTACAAGAGGTGTAACCCTACAAGATATGTAAAAAGATAAGAGCCATGAGCTTCTTCTAACACATTCTCTGCACCTCAGACAAAACTATGAGCTTTATATACACACTAGAACTATCTACAAATATAGCAATACGAACTTTGGATATAACTCTACACATGGAATGCCCTAGTAAAACCAAAATGTTGAAGAAATCGCTAAACCGTTGTTATGTGCTTTATAAAATCGATATGATTTGTAGTCTAGACGCCTAAACATCGCCTAAACCTATGTTTAGAACACTGAAAAAGGAATAGACGAAATCTAACCTACTTTTTACATATCTCATTCTTATTTGGGATCATATTCACATCTTTGGTTGGACTTCTATTGAATCGAGAAATAAGTTTGATTGTTCATCTTTTTGATatgatactaatatatataaggCATCTTCCGGATATTAGATGTCCGATTCGGGCCTATCTGACATGACTGATCAATAGAAATACCTCAGCACTCCACCTTTGTCATATATACAATACACTTTACTAGATAGATATCATCTTTATGGAATACCATGAATAAAACTGTAGCTGAGTTACTGTATTGTTTCTATAAACATTTTAACGAAAAATGAGAGGATTAAGACTGATTATACCGCTTATCACTATTAGCTGCTCTTCGTAGTTTCTCAAAGACTGATGAAGCAGCCATTAGCGTGCCACGCACGGCGCAGAGCTCTCTAACGGTGAGCAACTGACCAGCCACAGCACGCTCCACTACTTCAGACAAGTCCAGGATCTCAGACAGGCCCAATCCCCGCGGCTCCATCGCTTCCATGGCAGCCAGCGCAGCAGCCGTCTCGTCGAGGAGGCTCCTGCTCTCCTCCGGGGAATTTCCCACCGGAATATCGGCGGTTTTGGTGGCGGAGAGGCCCATCGAGGTGGAGGCGAAGGGAGAGAGCTGATTGCAGAGGGCGCGCCATTCTAGGACCTCTAGAGTTTGGCTTTCGATTGACTGTGAGTCGTCGGCGCGTAAATTTGACGAAGAGGTGATGCGTAAGGAGGAGGGAGAGGAGGCGCGTGGAAAGGAGGGGGAGGCGGCGCGTGAGGACCTGAGGTGAATAGCCGTCGGTATGAGTAAATGGAGGGAAAGGGTGTTCATGCCTCTTGTGGACGACGGATATCTTTTTAGCTACtggagaaaataataaatacagagagggttagtttttttttttttttttgacaacagaGAGGGTTAGTTATctgtttaattattaattttttttttttgttaaaaataaaacaatggcTAGTTTAGTAGTATTGAGTAATCCTGGACTTCCGGGTCGCTCAGGCTGGATTCAAATCGAGTTTCGTCGGGTCTGGATTCTTCGGATCTTAGAAATTTGAATCCAATATAGGTACCTAtaatttttcggatcgggtttgaATCGGTTCTTGTCGGGTATGGATCGGTTTGGGTCTATAATTTCAATATCCATAAAATATCTGTAATTATCGGATATATTTTGGAtttggatcggttcggatatataGGACTCAAAATACCCGAACTGGACCCACtcaaaaatacccaaaaactctaaaatatCCGAAGAACCGCAAAATATCCGAAAATTAACCCAAAATCAGATCCAAAAATCCAAAAGATACTGAATATCCGAATTGTATTTTctgaaaatctaatttttttacccaaaacatGAAATTATATTCGAAAATCTGAACCcgatacttaaaaaaatatccaaaataccaaaaatatgtCCAATCACcccaaatatatttaatatatacaataattttcGGATACTTCGGGTACCTGATCGAATCTCAGATAGGATCTGGATCCAAACTGAAACCCgcaaattcaaagaaaaaagaCCCAACATATATTTTAGCATAGATCCTGATACGCCCTAAATAGGGAAGGATCACTCAGCCGGACTTTGAGATATGATCTCAGACGGATCGAATGAGAAATGgtggattgaagggtcgcacaACAGGTGCGGAAAGCTGTTGATATTCCCAACTCCAGATGCtgcttgatatgacgcacaagtccaacAATAAGGAGAAATGGTGGATCGAAGGGTCGCACAGCAGATGCGGAAGGCTGCTGATATTCCCAACTCAATATCGTAGGATATGACGCACCTAGACGACAAAGAGGATGATTCTCTGCCTCCCTAGATATGACGCACCAGGACGAATCGGTTTGATCaatggatattacacaccattgaaagaaaagtgagaatcactctcaaggttacaaaaataatcattcaaagcttattttattttatttcactgATCAAATGACATTTATATAATAGGCAAAACATACAAAAGGTTGGAATACAAAAGACTAGTCAAACCTAGAAATTAGCAACttataaaaacaagaaagacTTAACCAAAGACCTTGAATTGACCAAAAATCATAAATGTCTTGACTTGACCGAAATTGAAAGATTGTGGTCGCCAAACTCTTCGGCTGATCTCGTGCTTCTGTATGGTCGACGGTCTCTGAATTACCATCAAATTGATATATTATTCGACCATGACTTGTATTTTCTTGTTGGGCCCTTCTTTCTTTGGGCTGAAACATATTCATAAACACATTTTCAGTATACATCAAGTCCATCTCGTTTGTTCTCAAACCCATAAGCCAAGCCATCTTGATTTGTTTCTGCTGCTGATTCGAGCGCATCATTCTCTCCTCCTTTAAAAAGATTTGCCCTCAAATCTGTCTTTCTTTAGCTTCAGGTGGGATGATCTCTCTTGGCTTTTCGTAaagctctctcttttttttaataaagaaaagaagatgaaaggtAGAAGATGGATGAAGAAAATGGAAAGATGAGAAAATGAACAGACAAGTACCGattgagtggctctgataccaaattgatACACCCTAAATAGGGAAGGATCACTCAGTCGGACTTTGGAAAATGATCTCAGACGGATCGAATGAGAAATGgtggattgaagggtcgcacaACAGTTGTGGAAGGCTGTTGATATTCCCAACTCCAGATGCTGCTTGATATAACGCACAAGTCAAGCAATAAGGAGAAATTGTGGATTAAAGGGTCGCACAGCAAATGCGGAAGGCTGCTGATATTCCCAACTCAGTGTCCTAGGATATGACGCACCTAGACGACAAAAAGGATGATTTCCTGGGTATGACGCACCAGGACTGTTGTAGCCCTCAAATCCGTGGTTCAACCAGAGCCTCACCAAACCTCCCAAACCGGCCACCTAGGAGACACCAGCGACAGACGTTCAGTCCAAGGAGCCTATATCAACACCCATAAGAAGTTTGTCTATGAAACAAATTTTACCAGAAGGCTAACTCACCAAGGAGTCATTGAGGCTTGGAATTTCAAGAAAAGCTTCACGGACCAgaaagttatgaattttacaaactGGAGGTTCTCCAGCACGTCCAGTTGCGAGTATCAGCCCTTCGAAGTGGATTTCAGCCCAACCATGAAGCGACCTTCTCCAGAACCAACCATGGGCTTCAAGAAAGATGTCTTAGCTTTCCATAAAGCCCGAAATCATACGAATTGGTCAAGGAAAAACTAAGATGCAATCGATttcccaaaaccggccaaaccgacATCAATTTGGGAAAGTCTCCAACCAATTCGAATTGGTTCGATCCAGAGTTATCTATGGAAGACAGGAGATCATCTCAGCCATCTAGAAGACATCCAAGACATCCTTAGCTGCACCAGCACCCAGAGGATCAGGCGGATTCTCATTTACCtcaacttgccttatttggaatctcaagcattaaaactccaacagctctttttccttcagtCTATGCACGACATCAGTACCTTCCAGACCATAAATAAGATTCCCAGGAAGCTCAGTTACCCCCTCAAACCGTCGAGATACAAGGAGAACACCATCTACATTCATTTGGTCAAGATTCTCATCATTAagcctccaacggctagttttcatgGAGCCATCAATCCCTTTGCTTTcaagtttattatttcaattttatttctttatgtCATTTTAAGACGGTTAGAGAGTCCCAGTAGTCGAGCCTATAAAGATCAATTAGTTTGTCTTTGTAAATCACCTTTGAActtttatgaatgaaaatacagtttttctagttttgtcaaaactattgttctaagtcttttgagtgtgTGAGAAACAGCTCCAGATCAACCAGGATTATCAAAGATCCCTTCCATAGATCTTTGTGGTGTCTATCAATCCATTTCGTCCATCCCAACTACTAgccaagcttgagagagttaCACAATCAGCAAGCAAAGCTCCATCTCATTCCAATTCAACCATCATTTGATTAGGCCGAGAGTGTTACAcaaccagcagcttgattccatcaGATCCTCTAtttatttgtctttttatatttacattatcTTCATCTTCTCATTCGTGATCCATTTTGTTCATGTTTGCataataaaactcataaaaatctaatctctttgtgttcaggttgtaACTTGGATCCAACCTctatcaattcgtgggttatcttcccctgtgcctacaacaagGACGAATCGGTTTGATCAATAGATATTACACCATTGAAAGAAAAGTGAGAATCACTCTCAAGGTTCCAAAAATAATCATTCAAagcttattttatttcattgatcaaatgacCTTCATATAATAGGCAAAACATACAAATGGTTGGAATACAAGTAACTAGTCAAACCTAGAAATTAGCAACTTATAAAAACAAGGAAAACTTGACCACATACCTTGAATTGacaaaaaatcataaatgtctTGACTTGACCGAAATTGAAAGATTGTGGTCGCCAAACTCTTCGGCTGATCTCGTGCTTTTGTATGGTCGACGGTCTCTGAATTGTCGtcagattgatatattattcGACTAtgacttatattttttttgttgggcTCTTCTTTCTTTGGGGTGAAACATATTCATAAATACATTTTCGGTATCTCGTTTGATCTCAAATCCATAAGCCAAGCCTGCTGATTCGGGGCGCATCAGATCCAGACCCAGATCCGAACCTCTATTTTCGAGTCGGTTCCGGTTTGGATCTTTGGGTCCGGGTAAAATGTCCAAGTTTAGTTttgactttaaaaaaattagaaattaaacAACAGTGGCTAGTTTagtagttttgaaaaaaaaaacgattctCTAAAACTAAATTACCGGACCAAAGTGCGAAGCAAGACTCGATGGCTTCTTGTCTCCATAAGATGAGCATCTCCCATAAGATCTCAATTCTCTAAAACCTTCTCCAAACGATTCTTCAgggttttagagaaaaaaaagaaactgtaGATGGCCGTGTGGAGTTGTTTACGCGCCTCCTCTATCTCTTCAACGCGCCGCCGTTTCTCTACTATCcctctcctcttcttctcccactctcCTTCCTTCAACGCCGTCGATCCTCTCTTCTCCCCGTCGCCTTCTCTTCCATCTCCCTCACCGTGTTTCTCCTTTCCCCACCGTCGATTGTTCTCTTCTCTGCCCCCCGGCGGCGCTCCCGAGCTTGGACCAGAATTTCCAATCGCTTCTCAAGATATTATCATCACCGATGATTCTTCTCTGCCGGTACTCGCCGTCGTTGATCTTCTCGACGGGTTCCATCAGTGTACAGGGTTGCCTTGGTGGATGATTATCGCATCTTCGACTGTTGCTGTCAGATTAGCATTGTTGCCTTTGCTCGTTCTTCAACTCAAGAAATTGAAGAGGATCTCAGAGTTGTTAGCTCAGTGTTAGTGCTT encodes:
- the LOC106346994 gene encoding endonuclease MutS2-like isoform X1 gives rise to the protein MNTLSLHLLIPTAIHLRSSRAASPSFPRASSPSSLRITSSSNLRADDSQSIESQTLEVLEWRALCNQLSPFASTSMGLSATKTADIPVGNSPEESRSLLDETAAALAAMEAMEPRGLGLSEILDLSEVVERAVAGQLLTVRELCAVRGTLMAASSVFEKLRRAANSDKRVTPLVKILEGCDFKTTLEHKIGFCIDSNTSVILDRASEDLEIIRSERKRNMENLDSLLKKVSTKIYRAGGIDRPTVTKRRSRMCVAIRATRKRLLPGGVVLSVSSSGATCYMEPKEAVELNNMEVRHAYSERAEEMAILSILTSEVSAAQRGILHLLDRILQLDVAFARASHAKWMNGVYPKLTKTVDMDDGDITSLAVDIDSVQHPLLLGSVLGSSSNGGSLFPVPIDIKVESRSKVVVISGPNTGGKTALLKTLGLISLMSKSGMYLPAKNRPRLPWFDLILADIGDPQSLEQSLSTFSGHISRIRQILNIASENSLVLLDEICSGTDPSEGVALATSILRYIKNRVNVAVVSTHYGDLSRLKDNETQFQNAAMEFSMETLQPTFRVLWGSTGESNALRVAKSIGFDGRILEHAHEWRERLKPEQEVERKGSLFQSLVEERNKLNLQASKAAALHRDLMNLYRELEHESRDLEKREKALFKKETQKVQEDLSSAKSKMQKLVAEFKSQLETVTADQYNSLILKTEEAVADIIEDYCPKDLLLTEEEGYTSDYSPQAGEKVIVTGLGGKLGTVVEEPGDDETVLVQQGKMRVRVNRKDIAPLPCTKTTETPNRSLRSKRQVSMKELGSVLQMQSEPVRIQTSKNTLDLRGMRVEEAIYQLDMAVSGRESGSILFIIHGMGTGVIKELVLERLRKHSRVSRYEQANPMNHGCTVAYIK
- the LOC106346994 gene encoding endonuclease MutS2-like isoform X2, translated to MNTLSLHLLIPTAIHLRSSRAASPSFPRASSPSSLRITSSSNLRADDSQSIESQTLEVLEWRALCNQLSPFASTSMGLSATKTADIPVGNSPEESRSLLDETAAALAAMEAMEPRGLGLSEILDLSEVVERAVAGQLLTVRELCAVRGTLMAASSVFEKLRRAANSDKRVTPLVKILEGCDFKTTLEHKIGFCIDSNTSVILDRASEDLEIIRSERKRNMENLDSLLKKVSTKIYRAGGIDRPTVTKRRSRMCVAIRATRKRLLPGGVVLSVSSSGATCYMEPKEAVELNNMEVRHAYSERAEEMAILSILTSEVSAAQRGILHLLDRILQLDVAFARASHAKWMNGVYPKLTKTVDMDDGDITSLAVDIDSVQHPLLLGSVLGSSSNGGSLFPVPIDIKVESRSKVVVISGPNTGGKTALLKTLGLISLMSKSGMYLPAKNRPRLPWFDLILADIGDPQSLEQSLSTFSGHISRIRQILNIASENSLVLLDEICSGTDPSEGVALATSILRYIKNRVNVAVVSTHYGDLSRLKDNETQFQNAAMEFSMETLQPTFRVLWGSTGESNALRVAKSIGFDGRILEHAHEWRERLKPEQEVERKGSLFQSLVEERNKLNLQASKAAALHRDLMNLYRELEHESRDLEKREKALFKKETQKVQEDLSSAKSKMQKLVAEFKSQLETVTADQYNSLILKTEEAVADIIEDYCPKDLLLTEEEGYTSDYSPQAGEKVIVTGLGGKLGTVVEEPGDDETVLVQQGKMRVRVNRKDIAPLPCTKTTETPNRSLRSKRQVHIIDILCTGKHERARQCVADAERTSAYSDLKEHTGSKRNAGGRSNIPARHGRFGKRIRFDPLYHPWDGNRSYKGAGA